Below is a window of Streptomyces sp. ITFR-16 DNA.
AGCGCTCGGGAAGCCCGGCTCAGAACACTTATGGGTGAGGGGCGGTCGCATTTCTGCGACCGCCCCTCACCCATGCCGTGCCCCCGGGGACTCCCTGCCGTGGCTCCGGGGGCGTGTGCCCCGGACCCGGGTCGTCAGCCGCCCTGGCGGGACAGCCGGCGCGCCCACGCGGGACGCCGCGGCATCCGCCACCGCCCGGCCAGTGCCGCCCGCCGTTCGGACAGGGCCCACACCACCCGGACGGCCGAGCGCGGCGCCATGACCGCGCGGAACCGGGCGAACCGGCCGGCCGGGGCCCGCAGCCCCGCCCGTACCGTCCCCACATCCTCCGCGAGCCCCGACGCCGGGAGCGGCCGGGGCGCGTAGAGCACCTGCTCCACCGCGCCCGCCACCCGGTGCACGGCCGCGGCCGCCTCGGTGTCGAGCCGCCCCAGCCGCACCAGCCGGGCCGCGGACTTGCGCGGGGTCTGCGACTCGTCCGGCTCGATGCCGTGGTCCCACGCCGAGTCGGTGATCTCCAGCCACGCCGACAGCGTCCGCGCCGTCGCGTCGGCCGGGGTGCGCCCGGCGGAGGAGCCCAGCCTCCGGGCCCGTACCCTGACCCGCCAGGCCGCCGGCAGCAGCGGAATCAGCAGCACGAGCAGGGCCACCAGGGCGATGCCGAGCACGGAACCGGCCGACGTCCCGCCACCCGTCGGCGCCACGGCACCGGGCATCTCCGTGCTCCCGCACTCACCCTGCTTGCGCATCTGGGCCGGGCAGCTGTCGGACGCGGACGGCGCCACCGGAACCGGCGCCGAGGCACCCGTCTCCGGCCGGGCCGGATCCGCCGTGTCACCGGACGGGGCGTCCGGCAGGGTGTACGTGGGGGTGGAGCCACGTGTCGGCGTCGGCTCGAAGCGGGTCCAGCCGATGCCCTCGAAATACAGCTCGGGCCAGGCGTGCGCGTCGCGCAGGCCGACCGAGACCGAACCGTCCGACTGCGCGGTGCCGGGGGTGAACCCCACCGCGACCCGGGCCGGGATGCCCAGCGTCCGCGCCATCGCGGCCATCGTGAAGGAGAAGTGGACGCAGAAGCCCTCCTTGTCCTTCAGGAAGCGGGCGATCGCGGCGCTGCCGGTCCCCGAGTTCACCGAGGTGTCGTAGGTGAACCCGCCGTCGGTGGAGAAGTAGTTCTGCAGCTTCACCGCCTGCTCGTAGGCGTTGGCCGCGCCCTTCGTCACCTCGTCGGCCGTCTGCGCGACCACCTTCGGCAGGGAGTCGGGCACCCGGGTGTACTCGCGCAGCAGCGCCGCCGGGGCCGCGCCCGCCCGGGCGAGCTGGGCCGCCGTCGGCTGCACCTCCAGGCTGGAGACCGTGTACCGGGCGCCGCCGGTCGTCTCACCGTCGTCCCCGACGAGGGTGCGCCCCTCCGGCTCGAAGCGCCAGCGCCCGCCGATCCTGACCTCGGTGGCCGGATAGGGGAGCGGCAGATAGGTCTGCCGGTACGAGGGCGAGGCGGAGATGTTCGACCTGATCTCCGTCACGGCGACGTCCGGGGCGAGGCCGGCCGGGTCCGGCATCCGCTTCGGCACATCCTTCAGACTCCGGGTCGAGGCACGCCACTCGTTCCCGTTGAACTGGTCCAGGGCCAGGATGCGCAGATAGAAGCCCTGGGTGTCCTCGGAGTTGGTGCGGTACGAGATCACCTCCCGGTTCTCCGGCTGGTTCAGGTTGTTCTGGAGCGAGACCAGGGGGTTCACCGCGGAGATCGTGCCGCCGCCTCCCCCCTTGCCGTTCCCGCCGGCCGTACCGGCCAGCAGACCGCCGTCGAGCGCGGGCAGCGCCGCCGGCACGACCAGCGCGATGCCCAGCGCCAGGGCCCCGATCCGCCGGCCCGTGCGCACCGGGGCGAGCGCCCCGAGGCCCGGGGAGTCGATCCCGGAGGGCAGCCCGTTCCCGGACCCGGCCGCACCGGCGAAGACCCGGCCCCACTGGGAGAGCCGGTCCCGCCCCTCGGCCAGCAGAAGCAGCAGATAGCCGCAGGCGGCCAGCAGGAACCACAGCCAGTCCGCGCCGCCGTCCGAGAGGCCCGCGGCGACCGAGTAGAGCGCCAGCAGGGGCAGCCCGGCGGGCGCGGCGCTGCGGAACGTCACCGCCAGCACGTCCACCGCGAGCCCGACCAGCAGCACACCGCCCACCAGCATCAGCCGGATGCCCGGGGTGGCCGGCGCCGGAATCGCGTACCGTCCGACGTCGTCCGCGCCCGCCGTCAGCAGATCCGCGAGCTGCCGCACGGCCTGCGGCCCCGGGACCAGCCCGGCCAGGGCCTGCTGCCGGGCGAAGGCCACGGTCAGCAGCACCAGCATGACCAGCAGCTGCGCGGCGACCGTCAGGACCCGGGGCAGCGGCACCCGGCGGCAGAGCGCGCCCGCACCGCTCACGACGGCCAGCATGAACGCGGCCTGCAGAATCCAGGTGACCGGGTCGACCAGCGGCAGCATCGAACACGCCGCCATCAGCGTCGCCGCAAAGGCGCACAGCGCCAGCCGACCACGACCGCTCATGACCGTCCCCTCATGACCAACCACCGGAGAATCCCGTCGTACCGCCCGTCGTGCCGCCGACCGCGGCGGACTGCGTCAGCGAGCCGTGATGACCCGCCTGCTGCCACAGCCCGGCGAGAGCCGTGCCGGGCCGCACGGGCACCGCCGTCCACCCCGACTCGCGCAGCCGCCGCAGCCGCTGCTCGGACGCCTCCCGGGTGGCCGGGCTCTCGCCGTGCACCCAGGCGGCGCTGTCGAGGACGAACGCGACGGCCCCGCCGCTGCGCTGCCGCATCCGGGCCGCCACGGCCGCCTGCTCCTCGTCCAGCTCGCCGAGGAAGGCGATCAGCAGGCCCTCGTTGCCGCCGCGCAGCACGTCGTAGGCGCGGGAGAGACCGCCTCCGTCGGAGTGGTCCACCTCGGCCAGGGTGTCCATCATCAGACCGGCCGCGTCCGCGGAGTCCTGGGTGGCACCGGCGAAGCCGCTCTCGCCCTCGCCCGGCACCACCGTCCCATTGTCCGTCAGCAGCCGGACCGCGAAGCCCCGCTCCAGCATGTGCACCAGGACGGAGGCCGCCCCGGAGACGGCCCACTCGAACGCCGAGTCGGGACCCGCGCCCTGGTAGGCGATCTGCCGCGTGTCCAGCAGCACCGTGCACCTGGCGCGCTGCGGCTGCTCCTCGCGGCGCACCATCAGCTCGCCGTAGCGCGCGGTGGAGCGCCAGTGGACGCGGCGCAGATCGTCGCCGTGCCGGTAGCCGCGCGGGATCACGTCGTCCTCGCCGGCCAGCGCCAGCGAGCGCTGACGGCCCTCGCCGTACCCGGTCGCCTCGCCCGCCAGCCGCACCGGCGGCAGCGGCTCGGTCCGGGGGATGACCACCAGGGTGTCGTACGCGCTGAAGGAACGCGTCAGCTCGCACATCCCGAACGGGTCGCTCAGCCGCAGCTGGAGCGGACCGAGCGGGTAGCGCCCGCGCAGGTCCGAGCGCACCCGGTAGGACACCTCGCGCCGCCCGCCCGCCTCCACCCGGTCCAGCACGAAGCGGGGCCGGGGCCCGAGCACGTACGGCACCCGGTCCTGGAGCATCAGCAGGCCCGTGGGCAGCCGCGAGACGTTGTCCACGCGCAGATGGACGCGCGCCTCGGCACCCGCCGGCACCCGTGAGGGGGAGAGCCGCCGGGTGCCCGCGACGCGGTACCGGGTCCGGTAGAGCACGGTCACACACACCAGCGGCAGCACGGCGAGCAGCAGTCCGACCCGCAGCAGGTCCGCCTGGCCCAGCACATAGGCGCAGACCGCCGCCGCGACACCGGCCGCGAGGAAGGAGCGCCCCCGGGTGGTCAGCCCGCCCAGCGCGGCGCGCAGACCGCCCTTGTCGTCGCTGTCGTCCATCGGGACCGGCCCCCCGGCGGCCATCAGAGCCGCCGTACGCCGGGCTGCTGCCGGCCGCCGTACGCCGGGCCCGGCTGGTGCTGCGGGGGCGTGACGGCCGTGCCTCCGGCGGCCGTGGGCACCGGGGTCTGCTGGAGGATCTCCAGCACGACCTGCTCGGCGGTGCGGCGGTTGAGCTGGGCCTGTGCGGTGGGCAGCAGCCGGTGGGCGAGCACCGCGACGGCCAGGGCCTGCACATCGTCGGGCAGGCAGTAGTCCCGGCCGCTCAGCGCGGCGGAGGCCTTCGCGGCGCGCAGCAGATGCAGCGTGGCGCGCGGCGAGGCGCCGAGTCTGAGGTCGGGGTGGTTGCGCGTGGCGCCGACGAGCTGCACCGCGTACCGCCGTACGGCGTCGGCGACATGCACCGTGCGCACCGCGTCGATCAGCTTCACGATGTCGTGCGCGTGGGCCACGGGCTGGAGGTCGTCGAGCGGTGAGACGCCGCCGTGCACATCGAGCATCTGGAGCTCGGCCTCCGCGCTCGGATAGCCGATCGACACCCGGGCCATGAAGCGGTCGCGCTGGGCCTCGGGCAGCGGATAGGTGCCCTCCATCTCCACCGGGTTCTGCGTGGCGACGACCATGAAGGGGTCGGGCAGCTCGTAGGTGTGCCCGTCGATGGTGACCTGGCGCTCCTCCATCGACTCCAGCAGCGCGGACTGGGTCTTGGGCGAGGCGCGGTTGATCTCGTCGCCGATCACGATCTGGGCGAAGATCGCGCCCGGTTTGAACTCGAAGTCGCGGCGCTGCTGGTCGTAGATGGACACACCGGTGATGTCCGAGGGCAGCAGGTCCGGTGTGAACTGGATGCGCCGCACCGAGCAGTCGATGGACCGGGCCAGCGCCTTGGCCAGCATGGTCTTGCCGACGCCGGGGACGTCCTCGATCAGGAGGTGCCCCTCCGCGAGCAGCACGGTCAGCGAAAGCCGTACGACCTCCGGCTTGCCCTCGATCACACGCTCCACCGACCTGCGCACCCGCTCCGCGGTGGTCGTCAGATCTGTGAGGCTCGCTCGATCGTCATAGGTCGTCACCCGGCCCTCCTCGGCCCTGCCCCACGCTCACCAGGAGCACGGGATTCCCCAGTCACGGGCCGGCGCCCTCGTGCGGCCCGGCCCACCCCGAATACCGACACCGCGCCGGGCGGGGCCCGACGGGGTGTCACACACGCATTCTTGTTGCCGTTACCGCTTCGTGTCACTCGCCTGTGGACAACCGGGGGAGATATGTCGGGCTAGGTGGGGATTTCGTCACCGGAACGTGTCCGTCACCTTCCGGCGCCGCGGGATTCCGGATCAGACGGCCGGCGGGATCTCGCGCAGCAGACCGGTGGTCACGTCGAAGACGAAACCGCGCACGTCGTCGGTGTGCAGCAGGAACGGCGAGGTGCGCACGCGCTGCATCGACTGCCGCACGTCCTGGTCGGCGTCCTTGTAGGCCTCCACCGCCCAGGCCGGCCGCTGGCCGACCTCCATCTCCAGTTCCTGCCGGAACTCCTCGGTGATCGACTCCATGCCGCAGTTGGTGTGGTGGATCAGTATCACGCTGCGGGTGCCGAGGGCCCGCTGGCTGATCGACAGCGAGCGGATCACGTCGTCGGTGACCACGCCGCCCGCGTTGCGGATGGTGTGGCAGTCGCCCAGGGCCAGGCCGAGCGCCTTGTGCAGGTCGAGCCGGGCGTCCATGCAGGCGACGACGGCGACGCGCAGCACCGGCTTCGCGTCCATGCCGGGGTCGGTGAACTCAGACGCGTAGCGCCCGTTCGCTTCGACCAGGCGGTCGGTGACCGTGGGGACGGCGGGCTCGGCGGGGGAGTGCGCGGAAGTCGACATGGACAAGACGTTAGCGGCCGGGAGCCTCTCCGTCGTGGTGGGGAAGCGGACAAAGAACGTCAACGACGCTTGTTGTGAGGTAACCCACAAGCCTCACAGCAGGTCACCCGCTCGGGTGAACAAAGGGATGCCCGACGCGCTGCGGGGTTGATTGATCGGGAATCGATCGAATGGCAGGGTGGACTAAAGTGACGGGAAGTTACCGACACCCTGCACATTCCGAATTTTTCCCCGTGTGCGCGGCGTACGTACGGCCCGGCCCTCTCCCACTCGCCGGTCGGCTGACGCCCCTTCCCCGGCGCCGGCGGACCTCCCCTTCGCGAGCGGGCGGGGACCAGGCCGTACGTGCAGCCACCCGGGACCTGAGCCTGAGAGGGCGCATGAGCCAGACCCGACACGTCCCGGTGATGCTCCAGCGATGCCTGGACCTGTTGGCCCCGGCTCTGGAGGCGGCGGGCCCGCAGCCGCCCGTGGTCGTCGACTGCACCCTGGGACTCGGCGGGCACAGCGAAGCGCTCCTCTCCGCCTTCCCCACCGCCCGGCTGATCGCGCTGGACCGGGACAAGGAGGCGCTGCGGCTCTCCGGCGAACGCCTCGCGCCCTACGGCGACCGCGCCACACTCGTGCACGCCGTCTACGACGAACTGCCCGAGGTGCTCGACCGGCTCGGCGTCCCCAAGGTCCAGGGGGTCCTGTTCGACCTCGGGGTCTCCTCGATGCAGCTGGACGAGGCCGACCGAGGCTTCGCGTACGCCCAGGACGCCCCCCTCGACATGCGGATGGACCAGACGACCGGGATCGGCGCGGCCGAGGTGCTCAACACCTACCCGCCGGGCGAGCTGGTGCGGATCCTGCGGGCGTACGGCGAGGAGAAGCAGGCGAAGCGGATCGTCTCCGCCGTCGTGCGCGAGCGCGAGAAGGAGCCCTTCAGCAACAGCGCCAGACTCGTCGAGCTGATCCGCGACTCGCTGCCGCAGGCCGCCAAGCGCACCGGCGGCAACCCCGCCAAGCGCACCTTCCAGGCCCTGCGCATCGAGGTCAACGGCGAGCTCACCGTGCTGGAGCGGGCGATCCCGGCCGCCGTCGGGAGCCTCGCCGTCGGCGGACGCATCGCCGTCCTGTCGTACCACTCGCTGGAGGACCGGCTGGTCAAGCAGGTGTTCGCGGCAGGCGCCGCCAACACCGCCCCGCCCGGTCTGCCGGTCGTCCCCGAGCGCTACCAGCCCCGGCTGAAGCTGCTCACCCGAGGCGCGGAGCTGCCCACCGAGGAGGAGGTCGCCGAGAACCGGCGCGCCGCCCCCGCCCGGCTGCGCGGCGCCCAGCGCATCCGCGAGGAGGAGCGATGAGCCGCCGGAGCGCTGACGCGGGGGACGGAGCGGTGCGGTGAGCAAGCCGGCCGGGCAGCTGAAAGGACGCGCCGCACGGCTCACCCGGCTGATGCCCGCCGGACCGAGCAGCGCGGCCCGGACCCCCTTCGTGCTGCTGGTCGTCCTGCTCCTCGGCGGCGGTCTGATCACGCTGC
It encodes the following:
- the rsmH gene encoding 16S rRNA (cytosine(1402)-N(4))-methyltransferase RsmH, with the translated sequence MSQTRHVPVMLQRCLDLLAPALEAAGPQPPVVVDCTLGLGGHSEALLSAFPTARLIALDRDKEALRLSGERLAPYGDRATLVHAVYDELPEVLDRLGVPKVQGVLFDLGVSSMQLDEADRGFAYAQDAPLDMRMDQTTGIGAAEVLNTYPPGELVRILRAYGEEKQAKRIVSAVVREREKEPFSNSARLVELIRDSLPQAAKRTGGNPAKRTFQALRIEVNGELTVLERAIPAAVGSLAVGGRIAVLSYHSLEDRLVKQVFAAGAANTAPPGLPVVPERYQPRLKLLTRGAELPTEEEVAENRRAAPARLRGAQRIREEER
- a CDS encoding DUF58 domain-containing protein, with amino-acid sequence MAAGGPVPMDDSDDKGGLRAALGGLTTRGRSFLAAGVAAAVCAYVLGQADLLRVGLLLAVLPLVCVTVLYRTRYRVAGTRRLSPSRVPAGAEARVHLRVDNVSRLPTGLLMLQDRVPYVLGPRPRFVLDRVEAGGRREVSYRVRSDLRGRYPLGPLQLRLSDPFGMCELTRSFSAYDTLVVIPRTEPLPPVRLAGEATGYGEGRQRSLALAGEDDVIPRGYRHGDDLRRVHWRSTARYGELMVRREEQPQRARCTVLLDTRQIAYQGAGPDSAFEWAVSGAASVLVHMLERGFAVRLLTDNGTVVPGEGESGFAGATQDSADAAGLMMDTLAEVDHSDGGGLSRAYDVLRGGNEGLLIAFLGELDEEQAAVAARMRQRSGGAVAFVLDSAAWVHGESPATREASEQRLRRLRESGWTAVPVRPGTALAGLWQQAGHHGSLTQSAAVGGTTGGTTGFSGGWS
- a CDS encoding carbonic anhydrase, whose protein sequence is MSTSAHSPAEPAVPTVTDRLVEANGRYASEFTDPGMDAKPVLRVAVVACMDARLDLHKALGLALGDCHTIRNAGGVVTDDVIRSLSISQRALGTRSVILIHHTNCGMESITEEFRQELEMEVGQRPAWAVEAYKDADQDVRQSMQRVRTSPFLLHTDDVRGFVFDVTTGLLREIPPAV
- a CDS encoding MoxR family ATPase, translated to MTTYDDRASLTDLTTTAERVRRSVERVIEGKPEVVRLSLTVLLAEGHLLIEDVPGVGKTMLAKALARSIDCSVRRIQFTPDLLPSDITGVSIYDQQRRDFEFKPGAIFAQIVIGDEINRASPKTQSALLESMEERQVTIDGHTYELPDPFMVVATQNPVEMEGTYPLPEAQRDRFMARVSIGYPSAEAELQMLDVHGGVSPLDDLQPVAHAHDIVKLIDAVRTVHVADAVRRYAVQLVGATRNHPDLRLGASPRATLHLLRAAKASAALSGRDYCLPDDVQALAVAVLAHRLLPTAQAQLNRRTAEQVVLEILQQTPVPTAAGGTAVTPPQHQPGPAYGGRQQPGVRRL
- a CDS encoding DUF3488 and transglutaminase-like domain-containing protein, encoding MSGRGRLALCAFAATLMAACSMLPLVDPVTWILQAAFMLAVVSGAGALCRRVPLPRVLTVAAQLLVMLVLLTVAFARQQALAGLVPGPQAVRQLADLLTAGADDVGRYAIPAPATPGIRLMLVGGVLLVGLAVDVLAVTFRSAAPAGLPLLALYSVAAGLSDGGADWLWFLLAACGYLLLLLAEGRDRLSQWGRVFAGAAGSGNGLPSGIDSPGLGALAPVRTGRRIGALALGIALVVPAALPALDGGLLAGTAGGNGKGGGGGTISAVNPLVSLQNNLNQPENREVISYRTNSEDTQGFYLRILALDQFNGNEWRASTRSLKDVPKRMPDPAGLAPDVAVTEIRSNISASPSYRQTYLPLPYPATEVRIGGRWRFEPEGRTLVGDDGETTGGARYTVSSLEVQPTAAQLARAGAAPAALLREYTRVPDSLPKVVAQTADEVTKGAANAYEQAVKLQNYFSTDGGFTYDTSVNSGTGSAAIARFLKDKEGFCVHFSFTMAAMARTLGIPARVAVGFTPGTAQSDGSVSVGLRDAHAWPELYFEGIGWTRFEPTPTRGSTPTYTLPDAPSGDTADPARPETGASAPVPVAPSASDSCPAQMRKQGECGSTEMPGAVAPTGGGTSAGSVLGIALVALLVLLIPLLPAAWRVRVRARRLGSSAGRTPADATARTLSAWLEITDSAWDHGIEPDESQTPRKSAARLVRLGRLDTEAAAAVHRVAGAVEQVLYAPRPLPASGLAEDVGTVRAGLRAPAGRFARFRAVMAPRSAVRVVWALSERRAALAGRWRMPRRPAWARRLSRQGG